One window of the Lepeophtheirus salmonis chromosome 7, UVic_Lsal_1.4, whole genome shotgun sequence genome contains the following:
- the Pus7 gene encoding pseudouridylate synthase 7 homolog has product MEDDDGLINEVKAGITEYLSSDVPGFRGVLKHRYSDFNVNEIGLDGEVIHIKTTTISTRNVEACPENPLESPSYGELSQEVKDLFSPLSWARMMQISKKYAVDTTKPSEKESIRIDVTSKEKDERRLIHQCIKKHFPNLNSNTIDEGDKKYITVSYIQLKSDRRLDWPKDRPEFLHFTLYKENLDTFAALSILAKGLNKTASFFSFSGSKDKRARTTQRISARYLTAERMSKVANNLHGFKIVIGDYDYKGQRLRLGDLKGNHFKIVLRDVTKPLEEFKHALEMLRNVGFINYFGLQRFGTSSVPTSSIGLQAIKQNWENVVELILKPRPNEKEMLTKARKTWQESNNAFEAMKLMPRNLKSSIEYAVFKGLSRNNKDFVGALGHLGKNTKSIYTHAYQSLVWNEMVSKRIKKYGTKVIIGDLVQVGEPSKNVNNGKSTKTEDESSEGTNEESEPFNYNSHIKVVDEANIQDFTIYDVVMTVPGHDVIFPDNEIKSWYEERLSQDDLKKEDFKNRVKDFDLPGSYRKIIVRPDAVKWQMMGYSDENICLTLSDYDIIKGNAPFQDEGDEGKYKALILELSLPVCCYATMALREITKEDTAVSVQSKLTNSINGKRAATEPIGDVETAENEASKKIKTEQ; this is encoded by the exons ATGGAAGATGATGATGGATTGATCAACGAGGTCAAAGCAGGTATTACAGAGTATTTATCGTCGGACGTTCCGGGATTTCGGGGTGTGCTCAAACATCGCTATTCGGACTTTAACGTAAACGAAATCGGTTTGGATGGGGAAGTCATACACATTAAAACAACGACGATCTCTACTCGCAATGTAGAAGCTTGTCCCGAAAATCCTCTTGAGTCTCCTTCATATGGAGAATTGTCCCAAGAGGTCAAGGATTTGTTTAGTCCTTTGTCCTGGGCACGGATGATGcaaattagcaaaaaatacGCAG TAGATACGACGAAACCCTCCGAAAAGGAATCCATACGCATTGACGTTACCTCTAAGGAAAAAGATGAAAGACGTCTCATTCATCAATGcatcaaaaaacattttcctaATCTGAATTCCAATACTATAGATGAGGGAGATAAGAAGTACATCACAGTTTCTTACATTCAATTGAAAAGTGACCGAAGGTTAGATTGGCCCAAGGATAGGCCAgaattccttcattttactctATATAAAGAAAACTTGGACACATTTGCCGCTCTATCAATCCTCGCTAAAGGTCTTAACAAAACTGctagctttttttctttttctggatCTAAGGACAAACGAGCCAGAACGACACAGCGTATATCTGCACGCTACCTCACTGCAGAAAGGATGTCTAAAGTTGCCAATAATCTCCATGGTTTCAAAATAGTTATTGGAGACTACGACTATAAGGGACAAAGGCTTCGTCTTGGAGATCttaaaggaaatcattttaaaatcgTACTCAGAGATGTCACAAAGCCATTAGAGGAATTTAAACACGCATTGGAGATGCTTCGAAATGTgggatttattaattattttggactCCAGAGATTTGGAACGTCCTCTGTACCAACTTCTTCCATTGGTCTACAAGCTATTAAACAAAATTGGGAGAATGTAGTTGAATTAATATTGAAGCCGAGACCGAACGAAAAAGAGATGTTGACAAAGGCTCGAAAGACATGGCAAGAATCAAATAACGCGTTTGAGGCAATGAAATTGATGCCCCGGAACTTAAAATCTAGCATTGAGTATGCTGTTTTTAAAGGACTGTCTAGAAATAACAAAGATTTTGTTGGTGCTCTAGGACATTTGGGTAAAAACACAAAGTCAATTTACACTCATGCATATCAGTCTCTCGTCTGGAATGAAATGGTATcgaaacgaataaaaaaatatggaacgaAAGTTATCATTGGAGATTTAGTTCAGGTTGGAGAGCCCTCAAAGAATGTCAATAATGGTAAATCCACCAAAACTGAGGATGAATCTTCAGAAGGAACAAATGAAGAGTCAGAgccatttaattataattcgcATATTAAAGTTGTTGACGAGGCCAATATTCAAGACTTTACTATTTATGATGTAGTTATGACGGTGCCAGGCCATGATGTTATTTTTCCAGATAATGAAATCAAATCCTGGTATGAAGAGCGTCTCTCTCAGGATGATTTGAAAAAAGAGGACTTTAAAAATCGTGTCAAAGACTTTGATCTTCCTGGGAGCTACCGTAAAATCATCGTGCGCCCTGATGCCGTAAAATGGCAAATGATGGGCTACTCCGATGAGAATATATGTCTCACTTTATCTGATTATGATATCATAAAGGGAAATGCTCCTTTTCAGGATGAAGGAGATGAGGGGAAGTATAAGGCTCTCATCTTGGAGTTGAGTTTACCTGTTTGTTGCTATGCCACAATGGCATTGAGGGAAATTACGAAAGAGGATACTGCGGTATCTGTTCAGTCCAAACTAACTAATAGTATCAATGGCAAAAGAGCTGCAACTGAGCCAATTGGTGACGTCGAAACGGCGGAGAATGAggcctctaaaaaaataaaaactgaacaatga